From the Lolium rigidum isolate FL_2022 chromosome 2, APGP_CSIRO_Lrig_0.1, whole genome shotgun sequence genome, one window contains:
- the LOC124693439 gene encoding protein PHOSPHATE STARVATION RESPONSE 1-like isoform X1 — MNQFGNGEVPWYLSSDINVVPAVSEVTVPKFPEYRKFYIEKDMCGNSITSCNTFWAANGVLQSTSNFTSDPCINNGLPTGKLSPESHITAMHGCDTSLTSVHSSHKGNPGYLRMFYPKVSEEISWGEKPLPGVFDYPASIDVSDQQNIIVSQQTQDINTVDHDTHLAHQNEWFSSGSSGQFFENSGSGGSVLMAVDATSTTPSNHAYFHEQNNISSPFNMDELSSDKSPSSDTAPTKSRMRWTPELHERFVDAVNKLGGSGKATPKAVQKVMKVEGLTIYHVKSHLQKYRTVRHQSESSDAGTSTERSSHMDEVCSQSSKAMEACEGLRIQIGLQKQLHEQLEVQRKLQLQVEEHSKYLERVITKQGESLKLLGGLPRFQHASTQAVDHKETYREQTVGVEESHLEKK, encoded by the exons ATGAATCAGTTTGGCAATGGAGAAGTTCCTTGGTATCTTTCATCAGATATTAATGTAGTACCAGCAGTCTCTGAAGTCACAGTTCCTAAGTTTCCAGAGTATAGGAAATTCTACATTGAAAAGGATATGTGTGGTAATTCTATCACCTCATGCAATACCTTTTGGGCTGCAAATGGTGTCCTCCAGTCAACATCCAACTTCACTTCAGATCCTTGTATTAACAATGGATTACCTACCGGGAAGCTGTCTCCTGAATCACATATCACTGCAATGCATGGTTGTGATACTTCACTGACATCAGTACATTCATCACACAAGGGTAATCCAGGTTATTTAAGGATGTTCTATCCCAAAGTATCTGAAGAGATCAGCTGGGGTGAAAAACCACTCCCGGGAGTATTTGATTATCCAGCGAGCATTGATGTTTCTGATCAACAAAACATTATTGTTAGCCAACAAACCCAGGACATCAATACAGTGGATCATGATACCCACCTTGCACATCAAAACGAGTGGTTCTCATCTGGGAGTTCTGGGCAATTTTTTGAAAATTCAGGATCTGGTGGGTCTGTGCTTATG GCAGTTGACGCAACAAGTACAACACCTTcaaatcatgcatattttcatGAGCAGAACAATATATCAAGTCCTTTCAACATGGATGAACTTTCCAGTGACAaatccccttcttcagacactgctccaACCAAGTCAAGGATGCGCTGGACACCTGAGCTCCATGAGCGGTTTGTTGACGCTGTTAACAAGCTTGGTGGAAGTGGAA AAGCAACTCCAAAGGCTGTCCAGAAAGTTATGAAGGTTGAAGGGTTAACTATATACCATGTAAAAAGCCATCTACAG AAGTACCGCACAGTTCGTCATCAATCTGAATCATCTGATG CAGGTACTTCAACGGAGAGAAGCAGCCATATGGATGAAGTTTGCTCTCAAAGCTCGAA AGCCATGGAGGCTTGTGAAGGGCTAAGAATTCAGATTGGCTTGCAGAAGCAACTTCATgaacagcttgag GTCCAGAGAAAGCTGCAGCTGCAAGTAGAAGAACACAGCAAGTACCTGGAGAGGGTGATCACGAAGCAAGGCGAGAGCCTAAAACTGCTTGGGGGACTGCCAAGGTTTCAACATGCAAGCACACAGGCTGTGGATCACAAAGAAACGTACAGAGAACAAACAGTGGGCGTGGAAGAGAGCCATTTAGAAAAGAAATGA
- the LOC124693439 gene encoding protein PHOSPHATE STARVATION RESPONSE 2-like isoform X2 — protein MNQFGNGEVPWYLSSDINVVPAVSEVTVPKFPEYRKFYIEKDMCGNSITSCNTFWAANGVLQSTSNFTSDPCINNGLPTGKLSPESHITAMHGCDTSLTSVHSSHKGNPGYLRMFYPKVSEEISWGEKPLPGVFDYPASIDVSDQQNIIVSQQTQDINTVDHDTHLAHQNEWFSSGSSGQFFENSGSGGSVLMAVDATSTTPSNHAYFHEQNNISSPFNMDELSSDKSPSSDTAPTKSRMRWTPELHERFVDAVNKLGGSGKATPKAVQKVMKVEGLTIYHVKSHLQKYRTVRHQSESSDGTSTERSSHMDEVCSQSSKAMEACEGLRIQIGLQKQLHEQLEVQRKLQLQVEEHSKYLERVITKQGESLKLLGGLPRFQHASTQAVDHKETYREQTVGVEESHLEKK, from the exons ATGAATCAGTTTGGCAATGGAGAAGTTCCTTGGTATCTTTCATCAGATATTAATGTAGTACCAGCAGTCTCTGAAGTCACAGTTCCTAAGTTTCCAGAGTATAGGAAATTCTACATTGAAAAGGATATGTGTGGTAATTCTATCACCTCATGCAATACCTTTTGGGCTGCAAATGGTGTCCTCCAGTCAACATCCAACTTCACTTCAGATCCTTGTATTAACAATGGATTACCTACCGGGAAGCTGTCTCCTGAATCACATATCACTGCAATGCATGGTTGTGATACTTCACTGACATCAGTACATTCATCACACAAGGGTAATCCAGGTTATTTAAGGATGTTCTATCCCAAAGTATCTGAAGAGATCAGCTGGGGTGAAAAACCACTCCCGGGAGTATTTGATTATCCAGCGAGCATTGATGTTTCTGATCAACAAAACATTATTGTTAGCCAACAAACCCAGGACATCAATACAGTGGATCATGATACCCACCTTGCACATCAAAACGAGTGGTTCTCATCTGGGAGTTCTGGGCAATTTTTTGAAAATTCAGGATCTGGTGGGTCTGTGCTTATG GCAGTTGACGCAACAAGTACAACACCTTcaaatcatgcatattttcatGAGCAGAACAATATATCAAGTCCTTTCAACATGGATGAACTTTCCAGTGACAaatccccttcttcagacactgctccaACCAAGTCAAGGATGCGCTGGACACCTGAGCTCCATGAGCGGTTTGTTGACGCTGTTAACAAGCTTGGTGGAAGTGGAA AAGCAACTCCAAAGGCTGTCCAGAAAGTTATGAAGGTTGAAGGGTTAACTATATACCATGTAAAAAGCCATCTACAG AAGTACCGCACAGTTCGTCATCAATCTGAATCATCTGATG GTACTTCAACGGAGAGAAGCAGCCATATGGATGAAGTTTGCTCTCAAAGCTCGAA AGCCATGGAGGCTTGTGAAGGGCTAAGAATTCAGATTGGCTTGCAGAAGCAACTTCATgaacagcttgag GTCCAGAGAAAGCTGCAGCTGCAAGTAGAAGAACACAGCAAGTACCTGGAGAGGGTGATCACGAAGCAAGGCGAGAGCCTAAAACTGCTTGGGGGACTGCCAAGGTTTCAACATGCAAGCACACAGGCTGTGGATCACAAAGAAACGTACAGAGAACAAACAGTGGGCGTGGAAGAGAGCCATTTAGAAAAGAAATGA
- the LOC124693440 gene encoding uncharacterized protein LOC124693440, whose translation MAGIACPAYPWPQDASQRGPKVFMQSDCAACHSMLPYAGLREAAVAHGPLVAQAAEIVVAAEEAQPAAMARPLYGGAPDITTVVTKIQDGLRCNLYSTGGAAVCQDLKRKMAPPSSVWMQFAQPYLRPFQAA comes from the exons ATGGCCGGGATCGCCTGCCCTGCCTACCCGTGGCCGCAGGACGC GTCTCAGCGCGGGCCCAAGGTGTTCATGCAAAGCGACTGCGCCGCGTGCCACTCCATGCTCCCCTACGCCGGCCTCCGGGAAGCAGCGGTGGCGCACGGCCCCCTGGTAGCTCAGGCGGCCGAGATCGTCGTCGCCGCGGAGGAGGCGCAGCCGGCGGCGATGGCAAGGCCACTCTACGGTGGCGCGCCGGACATCACCACTGTCGTCACAAAA ATCCAGGATGGGCTACGGTGCAATCTGTACtccaccggcggcgccgccgtgtgCCAGGACCTGAAGAGGAAGATGGCCCCGCCGAGCTCCGTCTGGATGCAATTTGCTCAGCCAtacctgag gccATTCCAGGCCGCTTGA